The Flammeovirgaceae bacterium genome contains a region encoding:
- a CDS encoding SRPBCC family protein yields MVKKVLLAVAGLVVVLVIVGFFLPSKIQVTRSIFINAPSGYVFEEVNNLERHPAWSYWNNLYKDDMTVNYGNIKAGAGAVSEWDGEKSGKGKMTITESIPDKSIKIDLDFMEQGTAQSWYTFEPEGEGTKVTTGFEADMGMNPFMRLIGVVLMKPDMNNAFDYNLNHLKEIAEAKKDTAK; encoded by the coding sequence ATGGTAAAGAAAGTTTTGCTTGCCGTGGCAGGCCTCGTTGTGGTTTTGGTAATAGTCGGGTTTTTCCTGCCCTCCAAAATTCAAGTTACGCGCTCCATTTTTATTAATGCCCCCTCCGGTTATGTTTTTGAAGAAGTAAACAACCTGGAAAGACATCCGGCCTGGTCGTATTGGAATAACCTGTACAAAGACGATATGACCGTTAACTACGGCAACATTAAGGCTGGTGCCGGTGCGGTTTCTGAGTGGGACGGTGAAAAATCAGGCAAAGGCAAAATGACGATCACCGAAAGCATACCCGACAAATCCATAAAAATAGATCTTGATTTTATGGAACAAGGCACGGCCCAATCGTGGTACACCTTTGAGCCCGAAGGTGAAGGCACAAAAGTTACCACCGGCTTTGAAGCCGATATGGGCATGAACCCGTTTATGCGCCTCATAGGCGTTGTGCTCATGAAGCCTGATATGAACAATGCCTTCGATTACAACCTGAACCACCTGAAGGAGATTGCTGAGGCTAAAAAGGATACTGCGAAATAA
- a CDS encoding S1/P1 Nuclease → MRYVFNSLLILGLLLLGNWGFYAHRQINRLAVFTLPAPLIGFYKKHINYISEAAVNPDKRRFAIPDEGPRHYIDIDHFGDSAVYTMPRYWKEAVEKYGEDTLKTYGILPWHIAVVYYRLRDAFLMKDPQRILSLSADLGHYIADAHVPLHTTENYNGQLTGQEGIHAFWESRVPELLSADYDFFVGKAEHVSNPQLKAWEAVASSHREVDSVLLIEQRLTRQFGERKFSFETKGKQTVKVYSVEFSKAYHTALNGMVERQMRGAVKMIGDFWYSAWMDAGQPDVKELMNYQPTEAELEQRRKEVEELKQQRVKAREHDEDN, encoded by the coding sequence GTGAGATATGTTTTCAACAGTTTACTGATACTTGGTTTGCTGTTGCTCGGCAACTGGGGCTTTTATGCGCACCGGCAAATTAACCGGCTGGCTGTGTTTACGCTGCCCGCTCCGTTAATCGGGTTTTACAAAAAGCACATCAACTATATTTCGGAGGCCGCGGTGAATCCTGATAAAAGGCGGTTTGCCATACCGGATGAAGGGCCCCGCCATTATATTGATATTGATCATTTTGGCGACAGTGCCGTGTACACCATGCCGCGGTATTGGAAAGAAGCAGTGGAGAAATATGGTGAAGATACACTGAAAACCTACGGCATCTTACCCTGGCACATTGCAGTGGTTTACTACCGGCTGCGCGATGCTTTTTTGATGAAAGATCCACAACGAATACTCAGTCTGTCGGCCGACCTGGGCCACTACATTGCCGATGCGCATGTGCCTCTGCATACTACTGAAAATTACAACGGCCAGCTAACCGGGCAGGAGGGGATCCATGCCTTTTGGGAATCGCGGGTGCCGGAATTGTTGTCAGCCGACTATGATTTTTTTGTGGGCAAAGCCGAACATGTTTCAAATCCGCAGCTAAAGGCCTGGGAAGCCGTAGCATCATCGCATCGTGAAGTAGATTCGGTGTTACTGATTGAGCAGCGGCTTACGCGGCAGTTTGGCGAACGGAAATTTTCATTCGAAACGAAGGGCAAGCAAACGGTTAAGGTGTACTCCGTTGAATTTTCAAAAGCCTACCACACTGCCCTTAACGGGATGGTGGAACGGCAAATGCGGGGAGCCGTAAAAATGATTGGCGATTTCTGGTACAGTGCGTGGATGGATGCCGGCCAGCCCGATGTGAAAGAATTAATGAACTACCAGCCAACCGAAGCGGAGTTGGAACAACGCAGAAAGGAAGTGGAGGAATTAAAACAACAACGTGTAAAAGCCAGGGAGCACGATGAAGACAATTAG
- a CDS encoding M1 family metallopeptidase, which yields MLYRILVLLSIVTGAVADNYPRNEAIDIKKYTFRIELNDTTNRIAGQATIMMAIKKIIRDVELDLVQQTQEKGMTVNEVRVGNRQAIFSHKNNRLKILLPTEAAAGSEITITIHYAGIPQDGLIISKNKFGDRTFFGDNWPDRARNWLPAIDHPYDKAKVEFIVIAPPHYDVVANGARVEQSFVNSKQKLTHWSEEADIPTKVMVIGVARFAIHQAGRVGNIPVESWVYPQNKEAGYSDYQPAVKVLDFFNRFIGPYPYEKLANVQSTTIYGGMENASNIFYYENSVTGNGEIENLIAHEIAHQWFGNSASENDWHHVWLSEGFATYFTHVYNEFTYGVDRLKEGLQRDRTTVIQHCTRAPAAVIDTRITDYPKLLSPHVYQRGSWVLHMLRQEMGDEAFFTGIRNYYTRYQNSNALTSDFRLVMEAASGKTLNTFFGQWLEETNLPELTGQWAYNPAAKAISLTIEQVQPGRVFDLNLEIAIHNGTSEPVIKTVKINQKSTKTSIPVDFKPVKLELDPATKLLFKGNIRN from the coding sequence ATGTTATACCGCATTCTGGTTTTACTTTCCATCGTTACAGGTGCTGTTGCCGACAACTACCCGCGTAACGAAGCCATCGATATAAAAAAATACACCTTCCGCATTGAACTGAACGACACCACCAACCGCATCGCAGGGCAGGCAACAATTATGATGGCCATAAAGAAAATAATTCGCGATGTTGAACTTGACCTGGTACAACAGACACAGGAAAAAGGTATGACTGTGAACGAGGTACGGGTGGGTAACCGGCAGGCTATTTTTTCGCACAAAAATAACAGACTGAAAATCCTTCTACCCACCGAAGCTGCTGCCGGAAGTGAGATCACAATAACAATACACTATGCAGGCATACCACAAGACGGACTGATTATATCAAAAAATAAATTTGGCGACCGCACTTTCTTTGGCGACAACTGGCCCGACCGCGCCCGCAACTGGCTGCCGGCCATTGATCATCCATACGACAAAGCGAAAGTTGAATTTATTGTCATCGCCCCGCCACATTACGATGTGGTAGCCAATGGCGCACGGGTGGAACAAAGCTTTGTTAACAGCAAACAAAAACTTACCCACTGGAGCGAAGAGGCTGACATACCCACCAAAGTAATGGTAATTGGTGTAGCCCGCTTTGCCATACACCAGGCGGGCAGGGTCGGGAACATACCGGTTGAAAGCTGGGTCTATCCGCAAAATAAGGAAGCCGGATATTCCGACTATCAGCCGGCCGTGAAGGTGCTCGATTTTTTTAATCGGTTTATCGGGCCGTACCCGTACGAAAAACTGGCCAATGTACAATCCACCACCATTTACGGAGGCATGGAAAATGCCAGCAATATTTTTTATTACGAAAATTCAGTAACCGGTAATGGTGAAATCGAAAACCTGATTGCCCACGAAATTGCCCACCAGTGGTTCGGCAACTCGGCATCCGAAAACGACTGGCACCATGTATGGCTTAGCGAAGGATTTGCCACCTACTTTACGCATGTATACAATGAATTTACCTACGGTGTTGATCGGTTAAAAGAAGGATTACAACGTGACCGCACTACCGTAATACAACATTGCACACGTGCTCCGGCTGCCGTTATTGACACCCGCATTACCGATTACCCGAAACTACTGTCGCCCCACGTTTATCAACGAGGCAGTTGGGTGCTGCACATGCTACGCCAGGAAATGGGAGACGAAGCGTTTTTTACCGGCATCCGAAACTACTACACGCGCTATCAAAATTCAAACGCCCTGACCAGCGACTTCCGGCTGGTTATGGAAGCGGCATCGGGAAAAACATTAAATACATTTTTCGGCCAATGGCTGGAGGAAACCAACCTGCCGGAGCTAACCGGTCAATGGGCATACAATCCTGCCGCCAAAGCCATTTCACTCACCATCGAACAGGTTCAGCCAGGCAGGGTATTCGATTTGAACCTGGAGATTGCCATTCATAATGGTACAAGCGAACCGGTTATTAAAACTGTCAAAATCAATCAGAAAAGCACAAAAACCAGTATTCCGGTCGATTTTAAGCCGGTTAAGCTTGAACTTGATCCTGCCACAAAACTCCTTTTTAAAGGAAACATCAGGAATTAA
- a CDS encoding 30S ribosomal protein S20 yields MANHKSAEKRIRANEAKRVRNRYQHKSTRTLMKKLKTTTSKAEAEALLKEVSSMIDRLAKKNIIHWKKAANQKSKLTKKVNALK; encoded by the coding sequence ATGGCGAATCACAAATCGGCAGAAAAGCGGATACGGGCCAACGAAGCCAAGCGGGTACGAAACCGCTATCAGCACAAATCAACCCGTACCCTGATGAAGAAACTGAAGACCACCACCTCCAAAGCCGAGGCTGAGGCCCTTTTAAAAGAGGTTTCTTCCATGATCGACAGGCTGGCAAAAAAGAATATCATTCACTGGAAAAAAGCCGCCAACCAGAAATCAAAACTTACTAAAAAGGTAAACGCCTTGAAATAA
- the radC gene encoding DNA repair protein RadC — protein MKKDQHGFLNIKNWAAEDRPREKLLLKGMAALTDAELIAILLGTGTASTSAVDLAKTILQTVGNNLDDLARLSVKDLMKIKGVGEAKAISIISALELGRRRKEIRSTEKPKVSTSGDAYALLKGNLMDKPHEEFWVLLLNRSNRLIKKQPISFGGVHGTVADPKIIFKTALEELASAIIVAHNHPSGNLTPSQQDIDLTKKLKESARLLDITLADHLIIAGKDYFSFADEGIL, from the coding sequence ATGAAGAAAGACCAGCATGGGTTTCTTAACATCAAAAACTGGGCAGCCGAAGATCGGCCACGTGAAAAATTGTTGCTGAAAGGAATGGCTGCACTTACCGATGCCGAACTCATTGCCATCCTGCTGGGAACCGGCACCGCCTCTACCAGCGCGGTTGACCTGGCTAAAACAATACTGCAAACCGTTGGCAATAACCTTGACGACCTGGCCCGGCTGTCAGTAAAGGATTTAATGAAGATAAAGGGTGTTGGCGAAGCAAAAGCCATTTCCATCATCAGCGCACTTGAACTGGGCCGAAGAAGAAAGGAAATACGTTCAACCGAAAAGCCTAAAGTTAGTACGTCAGGCGATGCATATGCCTTGCTGAAAGGCAACCTGATGGACAAACCCCACGAAGAGTTCTGGGTTCTGTTGCTAAACCGCAGTAACCGGCTGATTAAAAAACAGCCAATTAGTTTTGGCGGTGTACACGGCACTGTGGCTGATCCAAAAATCATTTTCAAAACAGCATTGGAAGAACTGGCCAGCGCCATTATCGTTGCGCATAACCATCCTTCGGGCAATCTTACCCCCAGTCAGCAGGATATTGATTTGACTAAAAAACTTAAAGAAAGTGCCCGGTTGCTTGACATTACCCTGGCCGACCACCTGATTATTGCCGGCAAGGATTACTTTAGCTTTGCCGATGAGGGAATATTATGA